One Streptomyces sp. B21-105 genomic region harbors:
- the nrdR gene encoding transcriptional regulator NrdR gives MHCPFCRHPDSRVVDSRTTDDGTSIRRRRQCPDCSRRFTTVETCSLMVVKRSGVTEPFSRTKVINGVRKACQGRPVTEDALAQLGQRVEEAVRATGSAELTTHDVGLAILGPLQELDLVAYLRFASVYRAFDSLEDFEAAVAELRRGAGGSDADDDDRADDARAEDDTGAVAGSREDGGGPGGTVQVPEPAHATD, from the coding sequence ATGCACTGCCCCTTCTGCAGGCACCCCGACAGCCGGGTCGTCGACAGTCGGACCACGGACGACGGCACGTCGATCCGGCGGCGTCGCCAATGTCCCGACTGCTCTCGTCGGTTCACGACCGTGGAGACGTGCTCGCTGATGGTGGTCAAGCGGTCCGGCGTCACCGAGCCGTTCAGCCGCACAAAGGTCATCAACGGCGTACGCAAGGCATGCCAGGGGCGGCCGGTCACCGAGGACGCTCTCGCTCAGCTCGGCCAGCGGGTCGAGGAGGCGGTGCGGGCCACCGGAAGTGCCGAGTTGACCACCCATGACGTGGGACTGGCCATACTCGGTCCGCTGCAGGAACTCGATCTCGTCGCCTATCTGCGGTTCGCCTCCGTCTACCGGGCGTTCGACTCGCTCGAGGACTTCGAGGCCGCCGTCGCGGAACTCAGGCGCGGGGCGGGGGGCTCCGACGCGGACGACGACGACCGTGCGGACGACGCCCGGGCCGAGGACGACACAGGAGCCGTCGCGGGGAGCCGGGAAGACGGCGGCGGGCCGGGAGGGACCGTGCAGGTCCCCGAGCCCGCCCACGCCACCGACTGA
- a CDS encoding vitamin B12-dependent ribonucleotide reductase, protein MTETASGPARGSRAKGAKTTKGLRIERVHTTPGVHPYDEVVWERRDVVMTNWRDGSVNFEQRGVEFPDFWSVNAVNIVTSKYFRGAVGTPQRETGLRQLIDRIVKTYRKAGEDHRYFASPADAEIFEHELAYALLHQIFSFNSPVWFNVGTPQPQQVSACFILAVDDSMESILDWYKEEGMIFKGGSGAGLNLSRIRSSKELLSSGGNASGPVSFMRGADASAGTIKSGGATRRAAKMVVLDVDHPDVEDFIATKVKEEEKIRALRDAGFDMDLGGDDITSVQYQNANNSVRVNDEFMTAVENGTEFGLRARMTGEIIEKVDAKALFRKLAEAAWACADPGIQYDGVINNWHTCPESGRITASNPCSEYMHLDNTSCNLASLNLMKFLKDDSKGHQSFDADRFQKVVELVITAMDISICFADFPTQKIGENTRAFRQLGIGYANLGALLMATGHAYDSAGGRSLAGAITSLMTGTAYRRSSELAAVVGPYDGYARNADAHNRVMKQHSDANATAVRMDDLDTPVWAAATEAWQDVLRLGEKNGFRNSQASVLAPTGTIGLAMSCDTTGVEPDLALVKFKKLVGGGSMQIVNGTVPQALRRLGYQEEQIEAIVAHIAENGNVIDAPGLAHEHYEVFDCAMGERAISPMGHVRMMAAIQPWISGAISKTVNMPETATVEEVEEIYFEAWKLGVKALAIYRDNCKVGQPLSAKTKEKEKTEVTAKAEDTIRAAVEKVIEYRPVRKRLPKGRPGITTSFTVGGAEGYMTANSYPDDGLGEVFLKMSKQGSTLAGMMDAFSIAVSVGLQYGVPLETYVSKFTNMRFEPAGMTDDPDVRMAQSIVDYIFRRLALDFLPFETRSALGIHSAEERQRHLETGSYEPTFEEENVDVEGLAQSAPRQTDLKAVAAPKAEVEAVEPAPKQVHTSAELVEMQLGIQADAPLCFSCGTKMQRAGSCYICEGCGSTSGCS, encoded by the coding sequence ATGACAGAGACGGCGAGCGGTCCGGCACGAGGTTCCCGAGCCAAGGGCGCCAAGACCACCAAGGGCCTGCGTATCGAGCGTGTCCACACCACCCCCGGAGTTCATCCGTACGACGAGGTGGTCTGGGAACGCCGTGACGTCGTCATGACCAACTGGCGCGACGGCTCGGTCAATTTCGAGCAGCGTGGCGTCGAGTTCCCCGACTTCTGGTCGGTGAACGCGGTCAACATCGTCACCAGCAAGTACTTCCGGGGCGCCGTCGGCACCCCGCAGCGCGAGACCGGCCTCAGGCAGCTGATCGACCGCATCGTGAAGACGTACCGGAAGGCCGGCGAGGACCACAGGTACTTCGCCTCGCCCGCCGATGCCGAGATCTTCGAGCACGAGCTGGCATACGCCCTCCTGCACCAGATCTTCAGCTTCAACAGCCCTGTCTGGTTCAACGTGGGCACCCCGCAGCCCCAGCAGGTCTCCGCCTGCTTCATCCTGGCCGTCGACGACTCCATGGAGTCGATCCTCGACTGGTACAAGGAAGAGGGCATGATCTTCAAGGGCGGCTCCGGCGCCGGCCTGAACCTCTCCCGCATCCGCTCCTCCAAGGAACTTCTCTCCTCCGGCGGCAACGCCTCCGGCCCGGTCTCCTTCATGCGTGGCGCCGACGCCTCCGCCGGCACCATCAAGTCCGGCGGCGCCACCCGTCGCGCGGCCAAGATGGTCGTCCTCGACGTGGACCACCCGGACGTAGAGGACTTCATCGCCACCAAGGTGAAGGAAGAGGAGAAGATCCGCGCCCTGCGCGACGCGGGCTTCGACATGGACCTGGGCGGCGACGACATCACGTCCGTCCAGTACCAGAACGCCAACAACAGCGTCCGGGTGAACGACGAGTTCATGACGGCCGTCGAGAACGGCACCGAGTTCGGCCTGCGCGCCCGGATGACCGGCGAGATCATCGAGAAGGTCGACGCCAAGGCGCTCTTCCGCAAGCTCGCCGAGGCCGCGTGGGCCTGTGCCGACCCGGGCATCCAGTACGACGGCGTGATCAACAACTGGCACACCTGCCCCGAGTCCGGCCGGATCACCGCGTCGAACCCGTGCAGCGAGTACATGCACCTGGACAACACGTCCTGCAATCTCGCCTCGCTGAACCTGATGAAGTTCCTCAAGGACGACAGCAAGGGCCACCAGTCCTTCGACGCCGACCGCTTCCAGAAGGTCGTCGAGCTCGTCATCACCGCGATGGACATCTCCATCTGCTTCGCGGACTTCCCGACCCAGAAGATCGGCGAGAACACGCGCGCGTTCCGCCAGCTCGGCATCGGCTACGCCAACCTCGGCGCCCTGCTGATGGCGACCGGCCACGCCTACGACTCCGCCGGCGGCCGCTCGCTGGCCGGCGCGATCACCTCGCTGATGACCGGCACGGCCTACCGCCGCTCCTCCGAACTGGCGGCGGTCGTCGGCCCGTACGACGGCTACGCCCGCAACGCCGACGCCCACAACCGCGTCATGAAGCAGCACTCCGACGCCAACGCCACAGCCGTCCGCATGGACGACCTGGACACCCCGGTCTGGGCCGCCGCCACGGAGGCCTGGCAGGACGTGCTGCGCCTCGGCGAGAAGAACGGCTTCCGCAACTCCCAGGCGTCCGTGCTCGCCCCGACCGGCACCATCGGTCTGGCGATGTCCTGCGACACCACGGGTGTCGAGCCCGACCTCGCCCTGGTCAAGTTCAAGAAGCTGGTCGGCGGCGGCTCGATGCAGATCGTCAACGGCACCGTTCCGCAGGCCCTGCGCCGCCTGGGCTACCAGGAGGAGCAGATCGAGGCGATCGTCGCCCACATCGCCGAGAACGGCAACGTGATCGACGCCCCCGGTCTGGCGCACGAGCACTACGAGGTCTTCGACTGCGCCATGGGCGAGCGCGCCATCTCCCCGATGGGTCACGTCCGCATGATGGCCGCGATCCAGCCGTGGATCTCCGGCGCCATCTCCAAGACGGTCAACATGCCGGAGACGGCGACCGTCGAGGAGGTCGAGGAGATCTACTTCGAGGCCTGGAAGCTCGGCGTCAAGGCCCTCGCGATCTACCGCGACAACTGCAAGGTCGGCCAGCCCCTCTCCGCGAAGACCAAGGAGAAGGAGAAGACCGAGGTCACGGCAAAGGCCGAGGACACGATCCGCGCCGCGGTCGAGAAGGTCATCGAGTACCGCCCGGTCCGCAAGCGGCTGCCCAAGGGGCGTCCCGGCATCACGACCTCGTTCACGGTCGGCGGCGCCGAGGGTTACATGACCGCCAACTCCTACCCGGACGACGGTCTCGGCGAGGTCTTCCTGAAGATGTCCAAGCAGGGCTCGACCCTCGCCGGCATGATGGACGCGTTCTCCATCGCCGTCTCGGTCGGCCTCCAGTACGGCGTGCCGCTGGAGACCTACGTCTCGAAGTTCACCAACATGCGCTTCGAGCCGGCTGGCATGACCGACGACCCGGATGTGCGGATGGCGCAGTCGATCGTCGACTACATCTTCCGGCGTCTGGCGCTCGACTTCCTGCCGTTCGAGACGCGTTCCGCGCTCGGCATCCACTCCGCCGAGGAGCGTCAGCGCCACCTGGAGACCGGTTCGTACGAGCCGACCTTCGAGGAGGAGAACGTGGACGTCGAGGGCCTGGCTCAGTCGGCCCCGCGTCAGACGGACCTCAAGGCCGTCGCCGCCCCGAAGGCCGAGGTCGAGGCCGTCGAGCCGGCCCCGAAGCAGGTCCACACCAGCGCCGAACTGGTGGAGATGCAGCTGGGCATCCAGGCCGACGCCCCGCTCTGCTTCTCCTGCGGCACGAAGATGCAGCGCGCGGGTTCCTGCTACATCTGCGAGGGCTGCGGTTCCACGAGCGGCTGCAGCTGA
- a CDS encoding TerD family protein — translation MSGLKKGIRKIEMSLKWDPSPAGRPPTDLDIVAATYLTSDPQGEPAYVVHFDSRSPDGTIYLNRDSKDGKGFGWDEVMTLELDRLDARYARVVVGVVIQQLQDHRTFVSVLNPAFRIREGYTVLDENDFGDVLGATAATVAEFVRETSDSWSFHSGVQGFEDDPSTFTRIMGRTRRS, via the coding sequence GTGAGCGGACTGAAGAAGGGCATCCGCAAGATCGAGATGTCGCTCAAGTGGGACCCGAGCCCGGCAGGCCGGCCGCCCACCGACCTGGACATCGTGGCCGCGACCTATCTGACGAGCGACCCGCAGGGGGAGCCGGCCTACGTCGTGCACTTCGACAGCCGCTCCCCCGACGGCACGATCTACCTCAACCGGGACAGCAAGGACGGCAAGGGCTTCGGCTGGGACGAGGTCATGACGCTGGAACTCGACCGTCTGGACGCGCGGTACGCGCGCGTGGTGGTCGGCGTCGTCATCCAGCAGCTACAGGACCACCGGACGTTCGTCAGCGTGCTGAACCCGGCCTTCCGGATAAGGGAGGGCTACACCGTCCTGGACGAGAACGACTTCGGCGACGTCCTCGGCGCGACGGCGGCGACCGTCGCGGAGTTCGTCCGGGAGACGTCGGACAGCTGGTCGTTCCACTCCGGCGTCCAGGGCTTCGAGGACGATCCGTCGACGTTCACCCGGATCATGGGCCGGACGCGCCGCTCCTGA
- a CDS encoding YdbC family protein yields the protein MLVKWIRCTVVDRRGFERGQRKWAGLLGEPGFRGQGGGWSRARPSVAHVFAFWESRAFYDSFMARSHDRLATAQAGTFKDVQARLFDYRFDVKTGFEPRFTDSDVVRVALCRVHEERAEHFTLMQEKVWNPAMAGSPGMIRGMFAEAPGHEFLVLSMWRSQAEHGKYRTERVERLALRAQTEADIASLTGDIVELESAWTV from the coding sequence GTGCTGGTCAAGTGGATTCGCTGCACCGTGGTGGACCGCCGCGGTTTCGAACGGGGACAGCGAAAGTGGGCGGGGCTTCTGGGCGAGCCGGGATTCAGGGGACAGGGCGGGGGCTGGAGCAGGGCACGGCCCTCCGTCGCCCATGTCTTCGCCTTCTGGGAGAGCCGCGCCTTCTACGACTCCTTCATGGCCCGCTCCCACGACCGGCTGGCGACCGCTCAGGCGGGCACGTTCAAGGACGTCCAGGCACGGCTGTTCGACTACCGCTTCGACGTCAAGACCGGCTTCGAGCCCCGCTTCACCGACTCCGACGTGGTGCGGGTGGCGCTGTGCCGGGTCCACGAGGAACGCGCCGAGCACTTCACGCTGATGCAGGAGAAGGTCTGGAACCCGGCCATGGCCGGCTCGCCCGGCATGATCCGGGGCATGTTCGCCGAGGCGCCCGGACACGAGTTCCTGGTGCTGTCGATGTGGCGCTCGCAGGCCGAACACGGCAAGTACCGCACCGAGCGGGTGGAGCGGCTCGCCCTCCGTGCGCAGACGGAGGCGGACATCGCCTCCCTCACCGGCGACATCGTCGAACTCGAGTCGGCCTGGACGGTCTGA
- a CDS encoding histidine phosphatase family protein: MARPRRIVLVRHGESTGNVDDTVYEREPDHALGLTELGRRQAEETGKNLREVFGRERVSVYVSPYRRTHETLRAFRLDPELIRVREEPRLREQDWGNWQDRDDVQLQKTYRDAYGHFFYRFAQGESGADVYDRVGGFLESLFRSFEAPDHPPNVLLVTHGLAMRLFCMRWFHWTVADFESLANPGNAEMRMLVLGDDGKYTLDRPFNRWREPEPYGITGDRVAER, translated from the coding sequence ATGGCACGACCACGGCGCATCGTCCTTGTCCGGCACGGCGAGTCGACGGGCAATGTTGATGACACCGTCTACGAGCGAGAACCCGATCATGCTCTGGGCCTGACGGAGCTGGGCCGTCGGCAGGCGGAGGAGACGGGAAAGAACCTGCGGGAGGTGTTCGGCCGCGAGCGGGTCAGCGTGTACGTCTCGCCCTACCGGCGTACACACGAGACCCTCCGAGCCTTCCGCCTCGACCCCGAACTCATACGCGTACGGGAGGAGCCCCGGCTGCGCGAGCAGGACTGGGGAAACTGGCAGGACCGTGACGACGTCCAGTTGCAGAAGACCTACCGGGACGCCTACGGGCACTTCTTCTACCGGTTCGCGCAAGGCGAGAGCGGAGCCGACGTCTACGACCGCGTCGGCGGCTTCCTGGAGAGCCTGTTCCGCAGTTTCGAGGCCCCCGACCACCCTCCGAACGTGCTCCTCGTGACCCACGGGCTGGCGATGCGGCTGTTCTGCATGCGCTGGTTCCACTGGACGGTCGCCGACTTCGAGTCGCTCGCCAATCCCGGGAACGCCGAGATGCGGATGCTCGTTCTCGGTGACGACGGCAAGTACACCCTCGACCGGCCGTTCAACCGCTGGCGGGAGCCGGAGCCGTACGGAATCACCGGAGATAGAGTGGCAGAGAGATGA
- a CDS encoding ADP-ribosylglycohydrolase family protein: protein MTADSSGVCGASGASGSSPEGRLDRALASLRGLAVGDALGSQFFVPVNFPLLQRREPPPGPWQWTDDTEMACSVVAVLAAHQRIDQDALARSFAEHHDFDRGYGPAVNRLLRLVREGADWRELSAALFNGQGSWGNGAAMRIAPLGAWYADDPEQATHQAEISAYPTHQHREAVVGAMAVAAAAALAAAPAGPPSAEALLDGVVDLVPKSAVGAGLRRARDMLDYADAATVAAVLGCGRRTSAHDTVPFAVWSAARALGDFEAAFWTTAQVGGDVDTTCAIVGGIVAGGKTGTPPAAWTRQAEELPEWVPTAG from the coding sequence ATGACAGCTGATTCCTCCGGTGTCTGTGGTGCCTCCGGTGCCTCTGGCTCCTCGCCTGAGGGCCGCCTCGACCGGGCGCTCGCCAGTCTGCGCGGCCTCGCCGTGGGCGACGCACTGGGCTCGCAGTTCTTCGTTCCGGTGAACTTCCCCCTGCTCCAGCGCCGCGAGCCACCGCCCGGACCGTGGCAGTGGACGGACGACACCGAGATGGCCTGCTCCGTCGTCGCCGTCCTGGCCGCCCACCAGCGCATCGATCAGGACGCCCTGGCCCGCTCCTTCGCGGAGCACCACGACTTCGACCGCGGCTACGGTCCCGCCGTCAACCGACTGCTGCGGCTCGTCAGGGAGGGCGCGGACTGGCGTGAGCTGTCGGCCGCCCTGTTCAACGGACAGGGATCCTGGGGCAACGGCGCGGCGATGCGCATCGCCCCTCTCGGCGCCTGGTACGCGGATGATCCGGAGCAGGCGACCCATCAGGCCGAGATCTCCGCCTATCCCACCCACCAGCACCGGGAGGCCGTGGTCGGGGCCATGGCCGTCGCCGCGGCCGCCGCGCTGGCGGCCGCCCCCGCGGGCCCGCCCAGCGCAGAGGCGCTGCTGGACGGCGTCGTCGACCTCGTGCCGAAGAGCGCCGTCGGCGCCGGGCTGCGTCGCGCCCGGGACATGCTCGACTACGCGGACGCGGCCACCGTCGCGGCCGTCCTCGGCTGCGGGCGGCGTACCTCGGCCCATGACACCGTCCCCTTCGCGGTCTGGTCGGCCGCCCGCGCTCTCGGGGACTTCGAGGCGGCGTTCTGGACGACCGCGCAGGTCGGCGGGGACGTGGACACGACCTGCGCCATCGTGGGCGGAATCGTGGCCGGCGGCAAGACCGGAACTCCGCCGGCCGCCTGGACGCGGCAGGCCGAGGAACTCCCGGAGTGGGTGCCCACCGCAGGTTGA
- a CDS encoding MFS transporter: MTTSQLTKKQKPGAARRAGHPGIALTVIAACQLMVVLDATIVNIALPHIQDALKFSTTDLTWVVSAYTLTFGGLLLLGARAGDILGRRRAFMAGILIFTFASLLGGLAQEPWQLLAARALQGVGGAIASPTSLALITTTFPEGPERNRAFGVFAAVSAGGGAIGLLAGGMLTEWLDWRWVLFVNVPIGVLIAVVAPMYINESERHPGRFDIVGALTSTAGMASLVYAFIRAAEEGWRDGLTLGAFAAAVILLIGFVFTEMRAKEPITPLKMFADRNRSGTYVIMLSLAAAMFGMFFYIVLFVQNILGYSPIKAGLAFLPVTVAIAVGAGLSQRFLPVLGPKPFMLVGSALVAIGLGWQAFITPDSSYAGGVLGPILIFAFGMGLNFVTVTVTAVSGVPAHEAGAASGLLNATQQVGGSLGLSILTTVFGSASKDEAEKQLPRFLADGTAEQKAEFATTHQLPAPWGHEVLAHGISAAFVPAAAMAVLALVTAWFVIRVRKSDLEALSGTAGPAVG; the protein is encoded by the coding sequence GTGACGACCTCTCAGTTGACCAAAAAACAGAAACCAGGTGCGGCCCGCCGGGCGGGACACCCCGGCATCGCGCTCACCGTCATCGCGGCCTGCCAACTCATGGTGGTGCTCGACGCGACGATTGTGAACATCGCACTCCCGCACATTCAAGACGCGCTCAAGTTCAGCACCACCGACCTCACCTGGGTGGTCAGCGCCTACACGCTCACCTTCGGCGGGCTGCTGCTGCTCGGCGCCCGGGCGGGCGACATCCTCGGCCGGCGACGTGCCTTCATGGCCGGCATCCTGATCTTCACCTTCGCCTCGCTCCTGGGCGGACTGGCCCAGGAGCCCTGGCAGTTGCTGGCCGCACGGGCGCTGCAAGGCGTGGGCGGCGCCATCGCGTCGCCCACCTCGCTGGCGCTCATCACCACGACGTTCCCCGAGGGCCCCGAGCGCAACCGGGCCTTCGGCGTCTTCGCAGCGGTCTCCGCAGGCGGCGGCGCCATCGGACTGCTCGCGGGCGGCATGCTCACCGAGTGGCTCGACTGGCGCTGGGTGCTGTTCGTGAACGTGCCCATCGGGGTGCTCATCGCTGTCGTCGCGCCGATGTACATCAACGAGTCCGAGCGGCATCCCGGTCGCTTCGACATCGTGGGCGCACTGACGTCGACGGCCGGCATGGCCTCCTTGGTCTACGCCTTCATCCGCGCGGCCGAGGAAGGCTGGCGGGACGGCCTGACCCTCGGCGCGTTCGCAGCGGCGGTGATCCTGCTGATCGGCTTCGTCTTCACCGAGATGCGCGCCAAGGAGCCGATCACCCCGCTGAAGATGTTCGCCGACCGCAACCGCTCCGGCACGTACGTGATCATGCTGAGCCTCGCGGCCGCCATGTTCGGCATGTTCTTCTACATCGTGCTCTTCGTGCAGAACATATTGGGGTACAGCCCGATCAAGGCCGGTCTCGCCTTCCTGCCGGTCACGGTCGCCATCGCGGTGGGCGCGGGCCTGTCGCAGCGCTTCCTGCCGGTACTGGGTCCCAAGCCGTTCATGCTCGTCGGCTCCGCCCTGGTGGCGATCGGGCTCGGCTGGCAGGCGTTCATCACCCCGGACAGCTCCTATGCCGGCGGGGTCCTCGGGCCGATCCTGATCTTCGCCTTCGGGATGGGGCTCAACTTCGTGACGGTCACCGTCACGGCGGTGTCCGGGGTGCCCGCGCACGAGGCGGGCGCGGCCTCCGGGCTGCTCAACGCCACGCAACAGGTGGGCGGCTCGCTGGGGTTGTCCATCCTGACGACCGTCTTCGGGTCGGCGAGCAAGGACGAGGCGGAGAAGCAGCTGCCCCGGTTCCTCGCCGACGGCACCGCAGAGCAGAAGGCGGAGTTCGCCACAACGCACCAGTTGCCCGCCCCCTGGGGGCACGAGGTGCTCGCCCACGGCATCTCGGCGGCGTTCGTGCCGGCCGCCGCCATGGCGGTGCTCGCTCTGGTGACGGCCTGGTTCGTGATCCGGGTCCGCAAGAGCGACCTGGAAGCGCTGTCCGGTACGGCGGGCCCCGCGGTGGGGTGA
- a CDS encoding TetR/AcrR family transcriptional regulator encodes MDTLRWTAAPAQAASPRRRGAVLERAILDAALEQLGTVGWNGLTMEGVAAGAQTGKAAVYRRWPSKEDLVADALRAALPSFDRVPDLGSVRADLVALCRTARDAMFSRPGSALRSVIHECDPSQAGRFQTLILEGVVEPTVGLLHEVISRGIERGEVRADAANGYVFDVIPAVMMYRSKVCACEWSDRDLDEMIDTLMLPLLRPDAS; translated from the coding sequence ATGGATACTTTGCGCTGGACGGCCGCCCCCGCTCAGGCGGCCTCCCCCCGCCGGCGCGGCGCCGTGCTCGAACGTGCGATTCTCGATGCCGCGCTGGAGCAGTTGGGCACGGTCGGCTGGAACGGCCTCACGATGGAGGGCGTCGCGGCCGGCGCCCAGACCGGCAAGGCGGCCGTCTACCGTCGCTGGCCGTCCAAGGAGGATCTCGTCGCCGACGCCCTGCGGGCCGCACTGCCCAGCTTCGACCGTGTTCCGGATCTGGGAAGCGTGCGGGCGGACCTGGTGGCCCTGTGCCGCACCGCGCGGGACGCGATGTTCTCCCGCCCGGGTTCCGCCTTGCGCTCGGTGATTCACGAATGCGATCCGTCCCAGGCGGGGCGCTTCCAGACCCTGATCCTCGAGGGCGTGGTGGAACCCACCGTCGGACTTCTGCACGAGGTGATCAGTCGTGGGATCGAGAGGGGAGAGGTGCGGGCCGATGCGGCGAACGGCTATGTCTTCGACGTCATCCCGGCCGTCATGATGTACCGCTCCAAGGTGTGCGCGTGCGAATGGAGCGACCGTGATCTCGACGAGATGATCGACACGCTCATGTTGCCGCTGCTGCGGCCGGACGCGTCCTGA
- a CDS encoding ribonuclease HII has product MPYEPPTHTVERSLRATTGAKIIAGVDEVGRGAWAGPVTVCAAVTGLRRPPAGLTDSKLLTLKRRTALSAVLLDWVTAYALGHASPEEIDDLGMTAALRLAAQRALDALPVRPDAVILDGKHDYLGAPWQVRTVIKGDQSCVAVAAASVIAKVQRDKMMAELGIDHADFGFADNAGYPSPVHKAALEERGPTPYHRLSWAYLDALPQWRHLKKARSWAIGSAPEIEGQLGFDF; this is encoded by the coding sequence ATGCCGTACGAACCACCTACTCACACCGTCGAGCGCTCCCTTCGCGCCACGACCGGAGCGAAGATCATTGCCGGTGTCGACGAGGTGGGCCGCGGTGCCTGGGCCGGACCCGTCACCGTCTGCGCGGCGGTCACCGGACTACGCCGACCGCCCGCCGGCCTCACCGACTCCAAGCTGCTCACCCTCAAGCGGCGTACCGCCCTCTCCGCGGTGCTGCTCGACTGGGTGACGGCGTACGCCCTCGGGCACGCCTCCCCGGAGGAGATCGACGATCTGGGGATGACCGCCGCGCTGCGGCTCGCCGCCCAACGCGCGCTGGACGCTCTCCCGGTCCGGCCGGACGCGGTGATCCTCGACGGGAAGCACGACTATCTCGGCGCTCCGTGGCAGGTCCGCACGGTGATCAAGGGCGACCAGTCGTGCGTGGCGGTCGCGGCTGCCTCGGTGATCGCCAAGGTCCAGCGCGACAAAATGATGGCCGAACTGGGCATCGACCATGCAGACTTCGGCTTTGCGGACAACGCCGGCTATCCGTCGCCCGTGCACAAGGCCGCACTGGAGGAGCGGGGCCCCACCCCGTACCACCGGTTGTCGTGGGCGTATCTTGATGCGCTGCCCCAGTGGCGGCACCTCAAGAAGGCCCGCAGCTGGGCGATCGGAAGCGCTCCGGAGATCGAAGGCCAGCTCGGCTTCGACTTCTGA